The genomic DNA CCGGGCGTCGGCGAGATGTTCATCATGCCGACGTTCACCACTTCCGGCCGGGCCGACATCCTGTTCTGGGAGGGCATACCCGGCGGCCCGCTCGACGCCTTCAAGGACGTCAAGGACCCGGCGGAGCACCTGTCCCTGACGCTGGAACTCATGGAGAAGTTCCTCCCCTGGGAGTACGCGCGGGCCACCAAGGTCGAACTGACCGACGCCGGCGGCACCCTGGCGGGACGCTACGCCCCCACCGTCCGCAACCCGATCGGCCGCCTCCCTGGCGGCGGTCTCGTCCTCGGTGTGGCCGACGTGGTCGTCGCCAACGACCCGATCACCGGCCAGGGCTCCAACTCCGCGTCCAAGTGCGCCGCGTCCTACCTCGCCTCGATCGTCGAGCACGGCGACCAGGAGTTCGACGAGGCCTGGATGCGGCAGACCTTCGACCGCTACTGGGAGACCGCGCAGCACGTCACCAAGTGGACGAACACCATGCTGGCCCCGCCGCCGGAGCACATCCTCAACCTGTTCGGCGCGGCGACGCAGCTCCAGCCCGTCGCCGACCGCTTCGCCAACGGCTTCGACGACCCGTCCGACTTCGAGAACTTCTTCTACGACCCGGCGAAGACCGAGGGCTACCTGGCCGAGCTCGCGGGCACCGCGGGCGCGTAGGCGTCCGTGTACCCCTCGTCCGACCCGTCCGTCGCCCCCCGGGGGAGTCGCGGTGGCGTGTAGCGCCGTACCGGCTCCCCGCCGGGGTCGGGGCGTACGGCGCCCAGGACCGGGTTGGCGGCGATCGGCGACACCTTGACGTCGGCGCCGGGGCGGGGTGCCTGGACGACCATGCCGTCGCCGAGGTACATCGCGACGTGAGTGGCCTCGGGGAAGTACACGACCAGGTCACCGGGGCGCAGCTCGTCCAGCGGCACGTGGCCGAGGCGGGCCCACTGCTCCTGGCTGGTGCGCGGGATCGGCGTCCCGGCCCGCTCCCAGGCCACCGAGGTCAGCCCCGAGCAGTCGTACGACGCCGGGCCCTCGGCGCCCCACTCGTACGGCTTGCCGAGCTGCTCCACCGCGAAGCGCACCGCCCTCTCGCCCCCGGCGGACGGCTTGGCGTCGTCACCGAGCGCGCCGGACGCCAGGAACCGCTCCTGTTCCTCGGCGACCCCGCTCCTCTCCAGCTCCGCGAGGGCGGCCAGCTGCTCCGGGGTGAGGGAGGCGAGCAGCTCCTCGACGGCGCGCAGCCGTTCGCGCACGCCGTCCCGTTCCCTCTCCTGGCGCTCGGCGAGGGCGGCCTGCCGGGCCAGGGCCGCACGGGCCCGCCCGGCCAGCTCGTCGGCCTTCCTCGTGTCGCCGGTCAGCCGCCCCACCGTCTCGGCCCGCTCCGTGGACAGCCTGCCGATCACATGCCCCTGGTCGAGGGCGTGCTGCGGGTCGCGGGCGAGCAGCAGCCGCAGATAGGGGGAGAAGTCGCTGCTGTTCTGGTACTGCTGCCGGGCCAGCCGCCCGGCCGCGCCGCGGCTGTCCCGCAGCGACAGCCGGGTCCGGGTCAGCTCCGCGTTCAGCCGCAGCACCCGGGCGCGCTGCTGCTTCAGCCGCTCCTCGGTGCCGTTGTAGGTCTCGGTGGCCCGCTCCGCCTCCCGGTACAGCCGCTGAAGGTCCGTCAGCAGCCCGGCCACGGTACGGTCACCGGCCGCCCCCTCGGCCGGCCCGGGCCC from Streptomyces sp. CB09001 includes the following:
- a CDS encoding styrene monooxygenase/indole monooxygenase family protein; this translates as MRKILVVGAGQSGLQLALGLQSHGYEVTLMSNRTADEIRTGRVMSTQCMFHTALQHERDLQLNFWESQAPKIEGLGVSVAAPGSFDPGPSQRAIDWLGHLDGIAQSVDQRVKMAGWMETFAQRGGQLVIHGAAVGDLDYFSRAYDLVLVSAGKGELVQMFGRDPGRSPYSEPQRALAVAYVHGMGPRPEHPETEAVRCNLVPGVGEMFIMPTFTTSGRADILFWEGIPGGPLDAFKDVKDPAEHLSLTLELMEKFLPWEYARATKVELTDAGGTLAGRYAPTVRNPIGRLPGGGLVLGVADVVVANDPITGQGSNSASKCAASYLASIVEHGDQEFDEAWMRQTFDRYWETAQHVTKWTNTMLAPPPEHILNLFGAATQLQPVADRFANGFDDPSDFENFFYDPAKTEGYLAELAGTAGA
- a CDS encoding C40 family peptidase, which codes for MSGRLLRLVCTAALAAGIVLAPVPAAAEPGPGPAEGAAGDRTVAGLLTDLQRLYREAERATETYNGTEERLKQQRARVLRLNAELTRTRLSLRDSRGAAGRLARQQYQNSSDFSPYLRLLLARDPQHALDQGHVIGRLSTERAETVGRLTGDTRKADELAGRARAALARQAALAERQERERDGVRERLRAVEELLASLTPEQLAALAELERSGVAEEQERFLASGALGDDAKPSAGGERAVRFAVEQLGKPYEWGAEGPASYDCSGLTSVAWERAGTPIPRTSQEQWARLGHVPLDELRPGDLVVYFPEATHVAMYLGDGMVVQAPRPGADVKVSPIAANPVLGAVRPDPGGEPVRRYTPPRLPRGATDGSDEGYTDAYAPAVPASSAR